In a single window of the Benincasa hispida cultivar B227 unplaced genomic scaffold, ASM972705v1 Contig952, whole genome shotgun sequence genome:
- the LOC120070124 gene encoding B3 domain-containing transcription factor VRN1-like gives MTDFPAFRTGGFKRKMPRPHFHKLVLSSTIQARKLRIPETFVRMIRDELSAVATLTVPDGHVWRVGLRKSDNKFWFEDGWQGFLEHYSIRVGYLLVFRYEGNSAFCVFIFNLNTSEINYQSAALGSNQRNNYSIQNRIFEEMEDYDIPEAIPSTQSMNSGSLRNKLFGDEWNLHQSKSASTLQAEYLSTRDIGVQFSAVEVKKSADEVRFQNLGDDAAHRVKKSGGKKRKIESSEHHPSAHNSEDLGDIRFRFYESASARKRTVTAEERERAINAAKAFEPGNPFCRVVLRPSYLYRGCIMYLPSCFAEKNLSGVSGFIKLQTPDGRQWPVRCLYKVGRAKLSQGWYEFCLENNLGEGDVCVFELLRMREIVLKVTMFRVIEEGGRMATPNPATMMNPPPLRSVSHIKLIRN, from the exons ATGACTGATTTTCCAGCTTTCCGAACGGGCGGTTTCAAAAGGAAAATGCCGCGCCCTCATTTTCACAAGCTTGTTCTTTCTTCAACTATCCAAGCCAGGAAATTG AGAATTCCAGAAACTTTTGTCAGGATGATCAGGGATGAGCTTTCAGCAGTTGCAACCCTTACTGTTCCTGATGGGCATGTTTGGCGTGTGGGTTTGAGGAAATCCGAtaataaattttggtttgaagatGGATGGCAAGGATTTCTTGAGCATTACTCCATACGGGTTGGGTATTTATTAGTATTCAGATATGAGGGAAACTCAGCATTCTGTGTTTTTATCTTTAATCTTAATACATCTGAAATAAACTACCAATCGGCTGCTCTTGGTAGTAATCAAAGGAATAATTACAGCATTCAAAACCGAATCTTTGAAGAAATGGAGGATTATGACATTCCTGAAGCCATTCCTTCCACTCAGTCCATGAATTCCGGTTCTTTGCGAAATAAACTATTTGGTGATGAATGGAATCTGCACCAATCAAAATCTGCAAGTACATTGCAAGCCGAGTATTTATCTACTCGAGATATTGGGGTTCAGTTTAGTGCTGTGGAGGTTAAAAAATCTGCAGACGAGGTGAGATTCCAGAATTTGGGTGATGATGCAGCACACAGAGTTAAAAAGAGTGGAGGCAAAAAGCGGAAAATTGAGTCTA GTGAGCACCATCCATCTGCTCACAATAGTGAAGATTTAGGAGACATTCGCTTTAGATTTTATGAAAGTGCTTCTGCTAGAAAGAGAACTGTGACAgcagaagaaagagaaagagctATTAACGCTGCAAAAGCTTTTGAGCCTGGTAATCCTTTCTGCAGAGTTGTCTTGCGACCATCTTATCTATACAGAGGTTGCATAATG TATTTGCCATCTTGCTTTGCTGAAAAGAATCTAAGCGGGGTTTCAGGATTCATCAAACTTCAGACACCTGATGGGAGACAGTGGCCAGTCCGATGTCTTTATAAAGTTGGTAGAGCGAAGTTAAGTCAGGGATGGTATGAGTTTTGCCTGGAAAATAATTTAGGGGAGGGTGATGTTTGTGTGTTTGAGCTTCTTAGGATGAGAGAAATTGTGCTCAAAGTTACCATGTTTCGTGTCATCGAAGAAGGCGGACGAATGGCTACCCCGAATCCTGCTACCATGATGAATCCACCTCCGCTGCGAAGTGTTAGCCACATTAAGTTGATCAGAAATTAA